The following are encoded together in the Paraburkholderia sp. BL10I2N1 genome:
- a CDS encoding xanthine dehydrogenase family protein molybdopterin-binding subunit gives MSQGLLDAQGAARKNDGSGEVRGINRRTFLKFGMTVGAAAGGGLLLGFSLPAASQDQTAHQSVIGGDAIEAPQDGVFAPNAFIQIDRTGKVALVIPKVEMGQGVYTSIPMLIAEELEVPLDSVTLDHAPPNEKLFMDPLLGGQLTGGSTSIRYAWEPMRRAGAAARVVLIDAAAQQWQVDPASCHAQAGKVVHPASNRSLGYGELVDAAAKLPVPPNVPLKDPKDFTLIGTAVKRLDSPEKIDGTAMFGLDVRVPGMVYAAIATCPVFGGTLASVDDTNAKKIPGVRQVVRFDNGVAVIGDHTWAAKRGLATLDIKWNEGAGANLSMKQIVDDLASAAQRDGAVARKEGDVNNAFSSAKTRVDAVYQQPFLAHATMEPVNCTVHVRPDGCDIWLGTQVPTRIVDAGVAVTGLPAGKITVHNHLLGGGFGRRLEFDMATQALKIGKQLGVPVKVVWTREEDIQHDMYRPYYYDRISAGLDANGKPVAWQHRIVGSSILARFAPPAFQHGLDPDAVEVAADLPYDLPNQLVDYVRQEPHAVPTAFWRGVGPTRGTFVVESFIDELAAQAKADPVKYRRDLLGKTPRALNVLNVATEAAGWGSAVPKGQGRGVSVMHAFGSFFSMVVDVSVDKGEVAVKRVVCAVDCGMVVNPDTIEAQVQGGVIFAITAALYSEITIKDGRVEQNNFTDYRMLRIDQAPPIEVHIVKSSEAPGGIGEPGTAALAPALTNAIFAATGKRIRQLPVGSQLQTA, from the coding sequence ATGTCGCAAGGATTGCTCGATGCGCAAGGCGCCGCTCGTAAAAACGACGGATCCGGTGAGGTGCGTGGCATCAACCGCCGCACGTTTCTGAAGTTCGGCATGACGGTCGGTGCGGCTGCGGGCGGTGGTCTTCTGCTCGGCTTCAGTCTGCCGGCGGCGAGCCAGGATCAGACGGCGCATCAATCGGTGATTGGCGGCGATGCGATCGAGGCGCCGCAGGATGGCGTCTTCGCGCCGAACGCGTTTATCCAGATCGACCGGACCGGCAAGGTCGCGCTCGTGATTCCAAAGGTCGAGATGGGGCAGGGCGTGTACACGTCGATTCCGATGTTGATCGCTGAGGAACTCGAAGTGCCGCTCGACAGCGTCACGCTCGATCATGCGCCGCCGAACGAAAAACTCTTCATGGATCCGCTGCTCGGCGGCCAGCTGACGGGCGGTTCGACATCGATCCGCTATGCGTGGGAGCCGATGCGCCGCGCGGGCGCGGCCGCGCGCGTCGTCCTGATCGACGCCGCCGCACAGCAGTGGCAGGTCGATCCGGCGTCATGCCACGCCCAGGCAGGCAAAGTCGTGCATCCGGCCAGCAACCGGAGCCTCGGCTATGGCGAGCTGGTCGATGCGGCGGCGAAGCTGCCTGTTCCGCCGAATGTGCCGCTCAAGGATCCGAAAGATTTCACGCTGATCGGCACGGCAGTCAAGCGGCTCGACTCGCCGGAGAAGATCGACGGCACCGCAATGTTCGGCCTCGACGTGCGCGTGCCCGGCATGGTGTACGCCGCGATCGCGACCTGTCCGGTGTTCGGCGGCACGCTCGCAAGCGTCGACGACACGAACGCGAAGAAGATCCCCGGTGTGCGCCAGGTCGTCAGGTTCGACAACGGCGTGGCGGTGATCGGCGACCATACGTGGGCCGCCAAACGGGGTCTCGCGACGCTCGATATCAAGTGGAACGAAGGCGCGGGCGCGAACCTGTCGATGAAGCAGATCGTCGACGATCTCGCGAGCGCAGCGCAGCGCGACGGCGCGGTGGCGCGCAAGGAAGGGGACGTCAACAACGCGTTCTCGTCGGCGAAAACGCGCGTCGATGCTGTCTATCAGCAACCGTTCCTTGCGCACGCGACGATGGAGCCGGTCAACTGCACCGTTCATGTGCGGCCCGACGGCTGCGATATCTGGCTGGGGACGCAGGTGCCCACGCGGATCGTCGACGCGGGCGTAGCGGTCACGGGCCTGCCGGCCGGGAAGATCACGGTGCATAACCATCTGCTGGGCGGCGGCTTCGGGCGGCGGCTCGAGTTCGACATGGCGACCCAGGCGCTGAAGATCGGCAAGCAGCTAGGCGTGCCGGTGAAGGTGGTCTGGACGCGCGAAGAAGACATCCAGCACGATATGTATCGCCCGTATTACTACGACAGGATCTCGGCAGGGCTGGACGCAAACGGCAAGCCGGTCGCGTGGCAGCACCGGATCGTGGGTTCGTCGATTCTGGCGCGTTTTGCGCCGCCGGCGTTCCAGCATGGCCTCGACCCTGACGCGGTGGAAGTCGCCGCCGATCTGCCGTACGACCTGCCGAACCAGCTCGTCGACTATGTGCGCCAGGAACCCCATGCGGTGCCGACGGCTTTCTGGCGCGGCGTCGGGCCGACGCGCGGCACCTTCGTCGTCGAGAGCTTCATCGACGAACTGGCTGCACAGGCGAAGGCCGATCCGGTGAAATACCGCCGCGACCTGCTCGGCAAGACGCCGCGCGCGCTCAACGTGCTTAACGTCGCGACCGAGGCCGCAGGCTGGGGCAGCGCGGTGCCGAAGGGGCAGGGACGCGGTGTATCGGTCATGCATGCATTCGGCAGTTTCTTTTCGATGGTCGTAGACGTGAGTGTCGACAAGGGCGAAGTCGCGGTGAAACGCGTGGTGTGCGCGGTCGACTGCGGGATGGTCGTGAATCCGGACACGATCGAGGCGCAGGTGCAGGGCGGCGTGATCTTCGCGATCACGGCGGCGCTCTACAGCGAGATCACGATCAAGGATGGCCGCGTCGAGCAGAACAACTTCACCGATTACCGGATGCTGCGCATCGACCAGGCGCCACCGATCGAGGTTCACATCGTGAAGAGTTCCGAAGCGCCGGGCGGGATCGGCGAGCCGGGCACAGCGGCGCTCGCGCCGGCGCTCACGAACGCCATCTTCGCGGCTACCGGCAAGCGGATCCGGCAGTTGCCGGTCGGCAGCCAGTTGCAAACCGCCTGA
- a CDS encoding (2Fe-2S)-binding protein, translating to MATLNVNGQTHTVDAPPDMPLLWVLRDLVGLTGTKFGCGIAQCGACTVHLDGVAIRSCVQPVAAVGDRKVTTIEAVGDTPAGRKVQHAWRQLDVVQCGYCQSGQVMSAASLLSTNPNPTDADIDAAMAGNICRCGTYNRIRAAIRQAAKEA from the coding sequence ATGGCAACGCTTAACGTAAATGGCCAGACACACACCGTCGATGCGCCACCCGACATGCCTTTGCTCTGGGTGTTACGCGACCTGGTCGGTCTCACCGGAACAAAATTCGGCTGCGGCATCGCGCAATGCGGCGCCTGCACCGTGCATCTCGACGGCGTCGCGATCCGTTCGTGCGTGCAGCCAGTCGCTGCCGTCGGCGATCGCAAGGTGACGACGATCGAAGCCGTCGGCGACACGCCGGCTGGCAGGAAGGTGCAGCATGCGTGGCGTCAACTCGACGTCGTGCAGTGCGGCTACTGTCAGTCCGGACAGGTGATGTCCGCGGCGTCGCTGCTGTCGACGAATCCGAATCCCACCGATGCAGATATCGATGCCGCGATGGCAGGCAACATCTGCCGCTGCGGGACGTACAACCGCATCCGCGCGGCGATCAGGCAAGCCGCGAAGGAGGCGTGA
- the bla gene encoding class A beta-lactamase — protein MTHSPARRSLFLALASAPFIAACTSPAARGISSAQDRLTVLETSSGGRLGVAALSTAGSTQLDYRANERFAVCSTSKVLIASAILKRSEKEAGLLEQRIHYTKSDLVAYSPVSERHMDSGMTVAELCAAALDYSDNTSANLLMKLLGGPSAVTAFARSIGDETFRLDRWETELNSAIPGDLRDTSTPAAMAQSLQRVALGDALAAPQRNQLQAWLRANTTGSMRIRAGAPADWIVGDKTGTGDFGTTNDIAVLWPPAKPPVIVALYFTQREKDAKPRNDVLASAARIVVESFN, from the coding sequence ATGACTCATTCTCCCGCTCGCCGTTCCTTGTTTCTTGCCCTTGCATCCGCGCCATTTATCGCCGCCTGCACATCACCTGCCGCGCGAGGTATCTCGTCGGCGCAGGACCGGCTCACTGTTCTAGAAACCTCGTCGGGGGGCCGTCTCGGCGTTGCCGCTTTGAGCACCGCGGGCTCCACGCAGCTTGACTACCGTGCGAACGAACGCTTCGCGGTGTGCAGCACGTCCAAGGTGCTCATCGCGTCGGCGATTCTCAAGCGCAGCGAGAAAGAAGCCGGACTGCTGGAACAACGCATCCATTACACGAAGAGCGATCTCGTCGCGTATTCGCCGGTCTCGGAACGGCACATGGATAGCGGCATGACGGTCGCCGAACTTTGCGCGGCTGCGCTCGACTACAGCGACAACACGTCGGCTAACCTGTTGATGAAGCTACTTGGCGGCCCGTCCGCCGTGACCGCGTTCGCGCGCTCGATCGGCGACGAGACATTCCGTCTCGACCGCTGGGAGACGGAGTTGAACTCGGCGATTCCTGGCGATCTGCGCGACACGTCGACACCAGCCGCGATGGCGCAAAGTCTGCAACGGGTTGCGCTCGGCGACGCGCTCGCCGCGCCGCAGCGCAACCAGCTACAGGCGTGGCTGCGCGCGAACACGACAGGCTCGATGCGCATCCGTGCGGGCGCTCCCGCGGACTGGATCGTGGGCGACAAGACAGGCACGGGCGACTTCGGCACCACGAACGACATCGCCGTGCTATGGCCACCGGCAAAACCGCCGGTTATCGTCGCGTTGTACTTTACTCAGCGCGAGAAGGACGCCAAACCGCGCAACGATGTGCTGGCCTCGGCTGCACGGATCGTCGTCGAATCATTCAATTGA
- a CDS encoding alpha/beta hydrolase yields the protein MKHWPLDQRYSFRDQTVRFHITGDGPPLVLIHGTPFSSYVWHRIAPHLARSRTVYVYDLLGYGQSEQRDGQNVSLGVQNGLLAELLAHWKLEQPDVIAHDFGGATALRAHLLNGCDYRSLTLIDSVAVAPWGSPFVQQTRHHGDAFAGLPAYIHEAVVKAYIRGAIARDIPDEELAPYVAPWLGVTGQPAFYRQIAQMDQRYTDEVEARYPEIRCPTQILWGEEDQWIPLERGRYLASVVLAEFQSVPGAGHLMQEDAPEAIVAAALRFFA from the coding sequence ATGAAGCACTGGCCGCTTGACCAGCGCTATTCGTTTCGCGATCAGACTGTCCGCTTTCATATAACCGGCGACGGCCCACCGCTTGTGCTGATCCACGGCACGCCGTTCTCTTCGTACGTGTGGCATCGCATTGCGCCGCATCTCGCGCGCAGCCGGACAGTGTATGTGTACGATCTGCTCGGCTACGGACAATCTGAGCAGCGTGACGGCCAGAACGTCTCGCTCGGCGTACAGAACGGATTGCTCGCGGAACTGCTCGCGCACTGGAAGCTCGAGCAGCCCGATGTCATCGCGCATGATTTCGGCGGCGCGACCGCACTGCGCGCGCACCTGCTCAATGGCTGCGATTACCGCAGTCTCACGTTGATCGACTCGGTTGCCGTCGCGCCTTGGGGGTCGCCGTTCGTCCAGCAAACGCGTCACCATGGCGACGCGTTTGCTGGCCTGCCGGCCTATATTCACGAAGCCGTCGTGAAGGCCTATATTCGCGGCGCAATTGCGCGCGACATCCCTGACGAAGAGCTTGCTCCTTACGTCGCGCCCTGGCTCGGCGTGACAGGCCAGCCTGCGTTCTACCGTCAGATTGCGCAGATGGATCAGCGCTATACCGACGAAGTCGAAGCGCGCTATCCCGAGATCCGTTGTCCGACACAGATTCTCTGGGGCGAAGAGGATCAATGGATTCCGCTTGAACGCGGCCGCTATCTGGCGAGTGTCGTGCTGGCGGAGTTCCAGTCCGTGCCGGGTGCCGGGCATCTGATGCAGGAAGATGCGCCCGAGGCAATCGTCGCGGCGGCGCTGCGGTTTTTTGCGTAA
- a CDS encoding ABC transporter permease, with protein MSTLTASRTWRLPATMPGQLGRMSSLLAAIVLFLAALPILTMIAMSFSASDTLDFPPQHFSLQWYRAAWHSFVSPDASDVMSMGSALTTSLIVAVSTMIIATLVSVPAAYALSRYRFRGKAVVEQLVALPLVYPLVMLGLSLLLVFNVLPVELGVFRLIIAHVILALPFTVKNCAASVAAIGPEFEEAACVLGASPRRALIDVVLPLMRPGILAGMLFAFIISFNEFTVTFFLYGINTMTLPVWLYSRTVSSLDPTVFSFAVFIVAIDFALIWLLEKLIGDEGVAL; from the coding sequence ATGAGCACCCTCACCGCTTCGCGCACATGGCGGCTGCCGGCGACGATGCCAGGCCAGCTCGGCAGGATGTCGAGCCTGCTGGCCGCGATCGTGCTGTTTCTCGCCGCCCTGCCGATCCTCACGATGATCGCCATGTCGTTCAGCGCGTCGGACACGCTGGACTTCCCGCCGCAACACTTCAGCCTGCAGTGGTACCGGGCGGCATGGCACTCATTCGTGTCGCCCGATGCAAGCGACGTGATGTCGATGGGCAGCGCGCTCACCACCAGCCTGATCGTCGCCGTATCGACGATGATCATCGCGACGCTGGTATCCGTGCCGGCGGCCTATGCACTGAGCCGCTATCGCTTTCGCGGCAAGGCGGTGGTCGAACAGCTGGTCGCGCTGCCGCTCGTCTACCCGCTCGTGATGCTCGGCCTGTCGCTGCTGCTGGTGTTCAACGTGTTGCCGGTCGAACTCGGCGTGTTCCGGCTCATCATCGCGCACGTGATTCTGGCGCTGCCGTTCACCGTGAAGAACTGCGCGGCGTCGGTGGCCGCCATCGGTCCGGAATTCGAAGAAGCGGCCTGCGTGCTCGGCGCGAGCCCGCGCCGCGCGCTGATCGACGTTGTACTGCCGTTGATGCGACCGGGCATTCTCGCCGGCATGCTGTTCGCGTTCATCATCTCGTTCAACGAATTCACGGTGACGTTCTTCCTGTACGGCATCAACACGATGACGCTGCCGGTATGGCTTTACAGCCGCACGGTATCGTCGCTGGATCCGACCGTGTTCTCGTTCGCGGTGTTCATCGTCGCGATCGACTTCGCGCTGATCTGGCTGCTCGAAAAACTGATTGGCGACGAAGGCGTCGCGCTCTGA
- a CDS encoding amino acid ABC transporter permease has product MVEFTLWDIGRNLLLAARWTVLLSLIAFVCGGAVGLLLLAARVSPLPWLRRVVVLYVELFQGTPLLMQLFLAFFGLPLLGVDVSPWVAATVTLTLYTSAYLADIWRGCVEAVPRGQWAAGASLGMTYAQQLRFIVWPQARKIATAPTVGFLVQVVKSTALTSVIGFVELTKTGTMITNAVFRPFPIYGMVALLYFAMCFPLTWYARVLERRARVGQHR; this is encoded by the coding sequence ATGGTTGAGTTCACGCTCTGGGATATCGGCCGTAACCTGCTGCTGGCAGCGCGCTGGACCGTCCTGCTTTCGCTGATCGCTTTTGTCTGCGGCGGGGCCGTCGGCCTGCTGCTGTTGGCCGCGCGTGTGTCGCCGCTGCCGTGGCTGCGGCGCGTGGTCGTGCTCTACGTCGAACTGTTTCAGGGCACCCCGCTCCTGATGCAACTGTTCCTCGCGTTCTTCGGCCTGCCGTTGCTGGGCGTCGATGTGTCGCCGTGGGTCGCCGCCACCGTCACGCTGACGCTCTATACGAGCGCGTATCTCGCTGACATCTGGCGCGGCTGCGTCGAAGCCGTGCCGCGCGGCCAGTGGGCAGCCGGTGCGAGTCTCGGCATGACCTACGCGCAGCAGTTGCGCTTTATCGTCTGGCCGCAGGCGCGCAAGATCGCCACGGCGCCGACCGTCGGCTTTCTGGTGCAGGTCGTCAAAAGCACCGCGCTGACATCCGTCATCGGTTTCGTCGAGCTGACGAAAACCGGCACGATGATCACCAATGCCGTGTTCCGCCCGTTCCCGATCTACGGCATGGTCGCGCTCCTGTACTTCGCCATGTGTTTTCCGTTGACGTGGTATGCCCGCGTGCTCGAACGACGGGCACGTGTCGGGCAGCATCGATAG
- a CDS encoding ABC transporter ATP-binding protein has translation MTHLNLQSVTKRFNGATAVDDVDLSVPDGKLVCFLGPSGCGKTTLLRMIAGLETPTSGSVTFAGKDITYEPANRRDFGMVFQSLALFPHMSVAENIAYPLRLRKMDRAAQSRRIAELLELIQLPHMANRPVTQLSGGQRQRVAIARAIASSPKLLLLDEPLSALDAKLREAMQVEIRLLQQRLGITTIMVTHDQREAMTMADEIVVMEKGRIAQVGKPLDIYRDPVSEFVADFIGLGNILPVTPDGHGGVSLPGGQQIVVASPSRVATGTDDIRLLIRPEDVCVKPASTGAGNNHLPGTVKFIRDVGATLEATIDCTGFTLTAATTPRETPGLVAGMPVMAELPAHACKLIAARTTH, from the coding sequence ATGACTCATCTGAACCTGCAGTCCGTGACGAAGCGCTTTAACGGCGCAACCGCCGTCGACGATGTCGATCTCAGCGTGCCCGACGGCAAGCTCGTCTGTTTTCTGGGGCCGTCAGGTTGCGGCAAGACGACCCTGCTGCGCATGATCGCCGGGCTGGAGACGCCGACCTCCGGCAGCGTGACGTTCGCCGGCAAGGACATCACGTACGAACCGGCGAACCGGCGCGACTTCGGCATGGTGTTCCAGTCGCTCGCACTGTTTCCGCATATGAGCGTCGCGGAAAACATCGCGTATCCGCTGCGGCTGCGCAAGATGGACAGGGCCGCGCAGTCGCGCCGTATCGCCGAACTGCTCGAACTGATCCAGCTGCCGCACATGGCGAACCGGCCCGTCACGCAGCTATCCGGCGGCCAGCGTCAGCGCGTGGCGATTGCGCGCGCCATTGCGTCGTCGCCGAAACTGCTGCTGCTCGACGAACCGCTGTCCGCCCTCGACGCCAAGCTGCGCGAAGCGATGCAGGTCGAAATCCGCCTGCTGCAGCAGCGGCTCGGCATCACGACGATCATGGTCACCCACGACCAGCGCGAAGCAATGACGATGGCCGACGAGATCGTCGTGATGGAAAAAGGCCGCATCGCGCAGGTCGGCAAACCGCTCGACATTTACCGCGATCCGGTCAGCGAATTTGTCGCGGACTTCATCGGACTCGGCAACATCCTGCCGGTCACGCCCGACGGCCACGGCGGCGTGAGCCTGCCCGGCGGGCAGCAGATCGTCGTAGCGAGCCCTTCGCGCGTCGCAACTGGCACCGACGACATCCGTCTGCTGATCCGTCCTGAGGACGTCTGTGTCAAACCTGCTTCGACCGGTGCGGGCAACAATCATCTGCCCGGCACCGTGAAGTTCATCCGCGACGTCGGGGCTACGCTCGAAGCGACCATCGATTGCACCGGCTTCACGCTGACCGCCGCAACGACGCCACGCGAAACGCCGGGCCTCGTCGCCGGCATGCCCGTCATGGCCGAACTGCCGGCGCACGCGTGCAAACTGATTGCGGCCCGCACCACCCATTGA
- a CDS encoding amino acid ABC transporter permease, protein MSYAFDFSGFEMYAGMLTRGVAVTLGLTAVSTVLGGVVGVAGASVSVAGPRWARTLVTLYVELIRNTPFIVQLFFIFFGLPGLGIHIDETSAAILAMTVNLGAYATEIVRAGIDSIPRGQVQAAMALGLHNRQVFRHVVLPQAIANVFPALLSQVLIVMLGSAVVSQISVPDLTYAANFIQSRNFRSFESYLIITVTYLVLSIVLRQLLNRLGAGLFAGRMPRTPAAPRGLFRMLLAWRGARALPTERP, encoded by the coding sequence ATGAGCTACGCGTTCGACTTCAGCGGCTTCGAGATGTACGCGGGTATGCTGACCCGCGGCGTCGCCGTGACCCTTGGGCTGACCGCCGTATCGACGGTGCTGGGCGGCGTGGTCGGCGTCGCCGGTGCGAGCGTGAGCGTGGCTGGCCCGCGCTGGGCGCGCACGCTCGTCACGCTTTACGTCGAGTTGATACGCAACACGCCGTTCATCGTGCAGCTGTTTTTCATCTTTTTCGGACTGCCCGGGCTCGGCATCCATATAGACGAAACCTCGGCGGCCATCCTCGCGATGACTGTCAATCTGGGCGCATACGCAACGGAAATTGTGCGTGCCGGCATCGATTCGATTCCGCGCGGCCAGGTGCAGGCGGCGATGGCGCTCGGCCTGCACAACCGTCAGGTGTTCCGGCACGTCGTGTTGCCGCAGGCCATCGCCAACGTCTTCCCGGCGCTCCTGAGTCAGGTGCTGATCGTGATGCTCGGCTCTGCCGTCGTGTCGCAGATCTCGGTGCCCGATCTGACCTACGCGGCGAACTTCATCCAGTCGCGCAACTTCCGCTCGTTCGAGAGTTATCTGATCATCACGGTGACCTATCTGGTGCTGTCGATCGTGTTGCGGCAATTGTTGAACCGGCTCGGCGCCGGGCTCTTCGCCGGCCGCATGCCGCGCACGCCCGCTGCGCCGCGCGGCCTGTTCCGCATGCTGCTTGCGTGGCGCGGCGCGCGAGCCCTGCCGACGGAGCGCCCATAA
- a CDS encoding cytochrome c — protein sequence MKNTLKALVASLCVAFPLASHAADDALVQRGAYLAKVGDCVACHSAPRGKPFAGGLPMTTPMGAIYTTNITPDPDTGIGRYREEEFARAMREGVARDGHNLYPAMPYPSYAKVNDDDMHALYAYFMNGVAPVKQANREPDIKWPLNMRWPLKLWNVVFVEKGAYQDKPGKDVAWNRGAYLIQSLGHCGSCHTPRGVAFQEKALDESGSAYLTGALLDGWFAANLTGDHNTGLGRWSEQDLTAFLKTGANAHASAFGSMTSVVNNSTQAMNDSDVAAMSRYLKSLPAAGGNGGAQYAYDAKATKVSLARPANDPGARVYTAYCMHCHGVDGRGFAPMLAPLAGNPNVLEKDASSLINVTLNGTGDLVIQGIPAAYPMPKYAPVLDDQQIADVLTFIRAGWNNNAPAIQPEDVAKLRKSTQAAR from the coding sequence ATGAAAAACACTCTCAAAGCGCTGGTCGCTTCGCTATGCGTAGCGTTTCCGCTCGCATCGCACGCCGCCGACGATGCCCTCGTGCAACGCGGCGCGTACCTGGCGAAGGTCGGCGACTGCGTGGCTTGCCACTCGGCGCCGCGCGGCAAGCCGTTCGCGGGCGGCCTGCCGATGACGACCCCGATGGGCGCGATCTATACGACCAACATTACGCCCGACCCGGACACGGGCATCGGCCGCTACAGGGAAGAGGAGTTCGCGCGGGCGATGCGTGAGGGCGTCGCCAGAGACGGCCACAACCTGTATCCGGCAATGCCGTATCCGTCGTACGCGAAAGTCAACGACGACGACATGCACGCGCTCTACGCGTACTTCATGAACGGCGTGGCGCCCGTGAAGCAGGCGAACCGCGAACCGGACATCAAGTGGCCACTCAATATGCGCTGGCCGTTGAAGCTCTGGAACGTGGTGTTCGTGGAGAAGGGCGCGTACCAGGACAAACCGGGCAAGGATGTCGCATGGAATCGCGGTGCGTATCTGATCCAGAGTCTCGGCCATTGCGGGTCGTGTCACACGCCGCGCGGCGTCGCGTTCCAGGAGAAGGCGCTCGACGAAAGCGGCAGCGCGTATCTGACGGGTGCGCTGCTTGACGGCTGGTTCGCGGCCAACCTGACGGGCGATCACAACACCGGGCTTGGGCGCTGGTCGGAACAGGACCTGACCGCGTTCCTGAAGACGGGTGCGAATGCGCACGCTTCGGCGTTCGGTTCGATGACGAGCGTCGTCAACAACAGCACGCAGGCGATGAACGATAGTGACGTCGCGGCGATGTCGCGCTATCTGAAGTCACTACCGGCAGCGGGCGGCAACGGCGGTGCGCAGTACGCGTATGACGCGAAGGCAACGAAGGTGTCGCTGGCGCGTCCGGCGAACGACCCCGGCGCGCGCGTTTATACGGCGTACTGCATGCACTGTCACGGTGTCGATGGACGGGGCTTCGCGCCGATGCTGGCACCGCTCGCGGGCAATCCGAACGTGCTGGAAAAGGATGCGTCGTCGCTGATCAACGTCACGCTGAACGGCACTGGCGATCTCGTGATCCAGGGCATTCCGGCCGCGTATCCGATGCCGAAGTACGCGCCGGTGCTCGACGATCAGCAGATCGCCGACGTGCTGACGTTCATCCGTGCTGGGTGGAACAACAACGCGCCGGCCATACAGCCGGAGGATGTCGCGAAACTGCGCAAGTCGACTCAGGCGGCGCGTTAA
- a CDS encoding transporter substrate-binding domain-containing protein, which yields MTTLHHSIRQAGRAFKVTAASLVLTGAALSAFAPAAHADALDSISKSGVVRIGVFEDYPPFGSIGPDMKPMGYDIDVADLIGKALNAKVELVPVTGDNRMAYLADHKADMLLSVGQTPEREKVIDFSKPYAPYYLAVFGPKTVPVKNANDLAGKSISVARGTLEDLSVTKIAPPSATIKRFDDPNGAISAFLSGQVQLMVVGNDVGATILARHPAIDPEQKFALFSSPDHVGLNKNEPRLLQKVDETIAKARKDGTMNAISQKWLRAPLPADL from the coding sequence ATGACCACCCTTCACCACTCCATCAGGCAAGCAGGCCGCGCGTTCAAGGTGACCGCCGCGAGCCTCGTATTGACCGGCGCCGCGCTGTCGGCGTTCGCGCCGGCGGCCCACGCCGACGCGCTTGATTCGATTTCGAAGTCGGGCGTCGTTCGCATCGGCGTATTCGAGGACTATCCGCCGTTCGGCTCGATCGGCCCGGACATGAAGCCGATGGGCTATGACATCGACGTCGCCGACCTGATCGGCAAGGCGCTCAACGCCAAGGTCGAACTGGTGCCGGTGACGGGCGACAACCGCATGGCCTACCTCGCCGACCACAAGGCAGACATGCTGCTCTCCGTCGGTCAGACGCCGGAACGCGAAAAGGTGATCGACTTCTCGAAGCCTTACGCGCCGTATTACCTCGCCGTATTCGGCCCGAAGACGGTGCCGGTCAAGAACGCCAATGATCTCGCCGGCAAGTCGATTTCGGTCGCACGCGGCACGCTGGAAGACCTGAGCGTGACCAAAATCGCTCCGCCTTCGGCCACGATCAAGCGTTTCGACGACCCGAACGGCGCTATTTCTGCTTTTCTTTCTGGTCAGGTACAGTTGATGGTGGTCGGCAACGACGTGGGTGCGACAATCCTCGCGCGTCACCCCGCCATCGATCCGGAGCAGAAGTTCGCGCTGTTTAGCTCGCCGGATCACGTCGGCCTCAACAAGAACGAGCCGCGCCTGCTGCAGAAGGTCGACGAGACGATCGCCAAAGCACGCAAGGACGGCACGATGAACGCCATTTCGCAGAAGTGGCTGCGTGCGCCGCTGCCCGCGGACCTTTGA
- a CDS encoding peptidoglycan DD-metalloendopeptidase family protein yields MLRSRFDTTKAGLASLCIAVVISGCANVGQQGATGDNAASAVPAAEANPPATATAAQAQPDDAAAAVSRTTTVTKTVHYRVRRGDTLASVAQQNGCSVKDLLTWNGMKSSLRIKKGQVLRIVTLQTVTTTVAAAAPGATSSVSAADARQMSAQTRRPAKSVALAWPAQGTVVQPFQAGETRGIEIAGNAGDPVLAAADGKVMYAGTGLNEYGSLIIVQHNKDFLTAYSHNRKLLVKTGDVVHQGQQIAEMGNENNTRVSVLFELRHDGKPIDPMPYLPHGHG; encoded by the coding sequence ATGTTGAGAAGTCGTTTCGACACAACGAAGGCAGGTCTCGCAAGCCTGTGTATCGCCGTCGTCATCAGCGGTTGCGCGAACGTCGGACAGCAGGGGGCAACGGGTGATAACGCAGCGTCGGCTGTGCCAGCGGCGGAAGCGAACCCTCCCGCGACCGCAACCGCCGCGCAGGCGCAACCCGACGACGCAGCAGCGGCGGTGTCCCGTACGACTACGGTGACCAAAACCGTTCACTACCGCGTCAGGCGCGGCGATACGCTCGCAAGCGTCGCGCAGCAAAACGGCTGCAGCGTGAAAGACCTGCTGACGTGGAACGGGATGAAGTCTTCGTTGCGAATCAAAAAGGGCCAGGTACTGCGCATTGTTACGCTTCAGACAGTGACGACGACGGTCGCCGCTGCCGCGCCGGGTGCAACGTCATCAGTGAGCGCTGCGGACGCGCGCCAGATGTCGGCGCAGACCAGGCGTCCGGCAAAGAGCGTCGCACTCGCATGGCCCGCGCAAGGTACGGTCGTCCAGCCGTTTCAGGCCGGCGAGACCCGCGGCATCGAGATCGCGGGCAATGCCGGCGACCCGGTGCTTGCCGCTGCCGATGGCAAGGTCATGTATGCCGGCACAGGGCTCAACGAATATGGCAGCCTGATCATCGTCCAGCACAACAAGGACTTCTTGACGGCCTATTCGCACAACCGGAAGTTGCTCGTAAAGACGGGCGATGTGGTGCATCAGGGCCAGCAGATTGCCGAAATGGGTAACGAGAACAACACGCGCGTTTCCGTGCTGTTCGAGTTGCGCCACGACGGCAAGCCGATCGATCCGATGCCATATCTGCCGCACGGGCACGGTTAG